A stretch of DNA from Yoonia sp. BS5-3:
CGCAACGTGGCCTCAAGCGTGGGCACATCATTGACGAACTGCACGTAGGACAGGATGTCATTGCCTGCAAAGCCTTGGTCGACGACGTGGGTCATCAGCGTCAAAAGCGGGTCCCAGAACCCATCGATGTTCAGCACAAAGATCGGCTTTTCATGCAGTTTCAACTGCCGCCAGGTGAGCGCTTCAAAGAACTCATCCAGCGATCCGGCTCCGCCGGGCAGAACGACAACCGCATCGGCATTCATGAACATGACTTTCTTACGCTCATGCATGGTCTCGGTCACCACGAAGCTGTCCAGATCGCGTTTGCCGACTTCCCAGTCCATCAAATGGGCGGGGATCACGCCAAAGGTTTGCCCACCCGCAGCCTGCACCGCATTGGCCACGCGCCCCATCAGCCCCACATCGCCTGCGCCGTAAACCAGTCGCCAGCCATTGGCCACGAGCATTTGGCCTGTGTTCTCTGCCGCGTTGACGTAGCTGTCTTTGGTCCCATCACGTGAGCCACAATAGACACAGACGGATTTGGGAAATGTTGGCATAACGAACCTTTCATGAGCTTGGCTTTGACCGGTCATAGCCGCGTTGCTAAGGTGGCTCAACCACATGCGGTTGGGGTGCCGCATATTGGCGCGATGAGGGGTGAAAACGTGTCTGACGGAACGAAATCGAGCGCTTTGCCGATTATTTTGGGTGCGACGGCTGCGGTCGTTATTGGCGTGGGTATTTTGATGTTCTTGCCCGAACCGGAAGTCGCATCCGAAATAGCGGCGCCTGTAACTGCTGAAGTTGCACCGCAAGTCGATCCAGTAGAACCCGTGGAGGTGGCCGAGCCAACGCCAGCACCCCCAACTGGCCCGCTTTTTGATACTTTTCGCGTTGAAACAGATGGCAGCATGGTGATCGCCGGGCAGGCAGAGCCGGGCCAGGACGTTGGTATCATACTGGCCGGTGAGATGATCGAACGCGTGACAGCGGATGCAAGTGGCAGTTTTGTGGCCTTCCCTGTCGCGGGCCTGTCCGAGCAGCCCCGCCGTTTGCATCTTTTGGCCGATCCGGATGGGCAGGCCATCGCCTCTGAGGCCAGTTATATGGTTGCGCCAATCGTCCCGCCGGTTGTTGTTGCCGATGAAGTCCCGACGCCTGATCAGCCGCCGGTATCTGTTGATGTCGCCACGCTTGAGACGGCGCCTGCGCCCGGGGCTGCGCCACAATTGCCCGTGGTTGAGGAGAGCATTGCGCCCCCAGCCGCGCCGACTGCCCCCACGGTGTTACAAGCGGATTCGAGCGGCGTGCGCGTCGTGCAAACCAGCCCGGCATTGACGGTTCCGAATGTTGCGCTTGATGCGATCACCTATGATCCTGAGGGCGATGTGCAACTGGCAGGGCGCGCCACAGGCGATGGGGCCGTGCAAATCTATATCGACAACAAACCGCTAACGACGTCAGACGTGTCGACCGGTGGCGATTGGCGCGTTGATCTGCCCGATATCGACACGGGCGTTTACACCTTGCGCATTGATGAGCTTGATGAAGAGGGTGCTGTCGTCTCGCGCGTTGAAACTCCGTTCAAGCGCGAAGAGGCAGAAGAGGTGGCCGCTGTGTTGGCCGAAGAAACCGCCAGTGAGGGTTTCGAAGTTGCCGTGAAGACGGTGCAACCCGGGGCGACGCTTTGGGCAATTGCCGAAGAGAATTTAGGCAATGGGATTTTCTATGTCGAAGTATTCGAGGCGAATACCGACCTGATCCGTGATCCTGATCTCATCTATCCTGGCCAGATATTCCGGATCCCCGATAAGCCGGAATAAACAGACCCTAGGGTCAGGACCCATTAATCTTGCACCATCAGCGGCAATTTCACGAAATATCAGTGGTTTGCGCCGCGCGGCCATAGTGTTCTACGGCCAAGCGGCGTTCGCCGCTGAGATGAAGTGAAATCGCCGCCCGTCGCCCCACAGGGGCGCCAGCTATGGCAGGCATGCCTGTGGCATGACGGGTTTGCCCAGGGCTCCGCCCGTTCGCGCCTGAAAATGTCCCCCGGACATTTTCTGTTCCGGCGCAAACTCCCTCTGATCTGCGGCACATCTGCTTGAAGTAGAACCACTATTCCAGCGCAGATGCGTCTTGTCAGAGAAAAAATCTGGTAAACTGACGGCGCAAGATTAATGGGTCCTGACCCTAGAATTCTGGCGCTATGCGTCCTAGGTAAGATGGCTTCCAGCAGGAGAGCCAGATGCCCCGTCTCGCCAAAACAGATGCCAATTTCAGTGATGCCAAGGTGCAGGGATGGGCTGTGATCCGCCATGTCATCCCCTATCTGTGGCCAGAGGGGCAGGCCTGGGTCAAATACCGCGTTGTTTTTGCGCTGGCCGCCTTGCTTATGGCCAAGCTGATCGCGGTTACGACCCCGATTTTTTACAAGCAGGCCGTTGATGCGCTGGCGGGTGAGACGCTGGACGCAGGCACGGTGCTGGGGCTTGGCGCGATTGGTCTGACGTTGGCCTATGGGTTGGCCCGGCTGATGAATGTCGGCTTTCAACAGCTGCGTAATGTCATCTTTACCAAGGTCGGGCAAAGGGCGCTACGCCGGTTGGCGCTTGAGACCTTCACCCATATCCACCATCTGTCCATGCGCTATCACATCAGCCGCAAAACCGGCGGCTTGAGCCGGGTGATCGAGCGCGGCGTCAAAGGCGTCGATTTCCTTTTGCGTTTTGTGCTGTTCAGCATTGGCCCGCTGGTGCTGGAGCTGTTGATGATCTCGGTCATCTTGTTTTTCTTTTTTGATATTGGGTATTTGGCCGTGATCGCCGGGACGGTTGCGCTTTATGTCCTGTTTACATTTCGCGTGACGGAATGGCGCGTGCGCATCCGCAAAGAGATGAACGATCAGGACACGGACGCCAATCAAAAGGCGATCGACAGTCTGTTGAATTTCGAAACCGTCAAATATTTCGGGGCCGAGACCTGGGAGGCGGATCGTTATGATGGCGCGATGGCCAATTATGAAAAGGCGGCCATTCGCACGAATTATACGCTCGCCTTCCTGAATTTTGGCCAGTCATGCCTGATCACCGGCGGGCTTGTCATCGTCATGGTCATGGCCGCGCGCGGCGTGCAGGCGGGCGCATTGACTGTGGGCGATTTTGTTATGGTCAATGCCTATATGATCCAGATCATGATGCCGTTGAACATGCTTGGCAGCGTCTACCGGGATATTCGCCAGGCCTTGATTGACATGGGCGATATGTTTGACCTGCTTGGCCAACCGCCCGAGGTGCAGGACAAGCCGGGGGCCCCTGATCTGGTCGTCAGCGGTGGCCATGTGGTGCTGCAGGATGTGCATTTTGGCTATGACGCGGAACGGCCCATTCTGAAAGGCATCGATTTGGATGTGCCACCCGGCCAGACCGTGGCG
This window harbors:
- a CDS encoding LysM peptidoglycan-binding domain-containing protein: MSLALTGHSRVAKVAQPHAVGVPHIGAMRGENVSDGTKSSALPIILGATAAVVIGVGILMFLPEPEVASEIAAPVTAEVAPQVDPVEPVEVAEPTPAPPTGPLFDTFRVETDGSMVIAGQAEPGQDVGIILAGEMIERVTADASGSFVAFPVAGLSEQPRRLHLLADPDGQAIASEASYMVAPIVPPVVVADEVPTPDQPPVSVDVATLETAPAPGAAPQLPVVEESIAPPAAPTAPTVLQADSSGVRVVQTSPALTVPNVALDAITYDPEGDVQLAGRATGDGAVQIYIDNKPLTTSDVSTGGDWRVDLPDIDTGVYTLRIDELDEEGAVVSRVETPFKREEAEEVAAVLAEETASEGFEVAVKTVQPGATLWAIAEENLGNGIFYVEVFEANTDLIRDPDLIYPGQIFRIPDKPE
- a CDS encoding ABC transporter ATP-binding protein/permease → MPRLAKTDANFSDAKVQGWAVIRHVIPYLWPEGQAWVKYRVVFALAALLMAKLIAVTTPIFYKQAVDALAGETLDAGTVLGLGAIGLTLAYGLARLMNVGFQQLRNVIFTKVGQRALRRLALETFTHIHHLSMRYHISRKTGGLSRVIERGVKGVDFLLRFVLFSIGPLVLELLMISVILFFFFDIGYLAVIAGTVALYVLFTFRVTEWRVRIRKEMNDQDTDANQKAIDSLLNFETVKYFGAETWEADRYDGAMANYEKAAIRTNYTLAFLNFGQSCLITGGLVIVMVMAARGVQAGALTVGDFVMVNAYMIQIMMPLNMLGSVYRDIRQALIDMGDMFDLLGQPPEVQDKPGAPDLVVSGGHVVLQDVHFGYDAERPILKGIDLDVPPGQTVAIVGSSGSGKSTIGRLLFRFYDVGDGALLIDGQNLRDVTQSSLHAQIGVVPQDAVLFNDTIHYNIAYGRPDASEDEIIAAAKAAKIHDFVMRLPEGYQTTVGERGLKLSGGEKQRVGIARTLLKNPPILLLDEATSALDTDTEMEIQAELKAMGEGRTVITIAHRLSTIADADRIIVLEDGLIVEEGRHQALLAENGRYAHLWNRQSEDEVA
- a CDS encoding TIGR00730 family Rossman fold protein encodes the protein MPTFPKSVCVYCGSRDGTKDSYVNAAENTGQMLVANGWRLVYGAGDVGLMGRVANAVQAAGGQTFGVIPAHLMDWEVGKRDLDSFVVTETMHERKKVMFMNADAVVVLPGGAGSLDEFFEALTWRQLKLHEKPIFVLNIDGFWDPLLTLMTHVVDQGFAGNDILSYVQFVNDVPTLEATLRSAL